A part of Paenibacillus donghaensis genomic DNA contains:
- a CDS encoding transcriptional regulator — MSRFEQQYSEWLANNLERENNHRRQELLSKGLGHGTVEFLRSVWFPAVGNLEHLYPEWEVRDFNNGYRYLDLAYRPGGAKGGIEIQGYGPHARDLDVRRFKDLCRRHCLLALDGWSFLPIAYPSIVEEPQQCQQLVLAFVGKFTATDVPASLTWLEAEALRYARRLLRPFTPMELREHLKVTIKHARRILHQLVDRQLLDIVSGTQRSRTYQLRV, encoded by the coding sequence ATGTCGAGATTTGAGCAGCAGTATTCGGAGTGGCTGGCAAACAACCTGGAGCGGGAGAACAACCACAGGCGACAAGAGTTACTTAGCAAGGGTCTGGGTCACGGTACGGTGGAGTTTCTGCGGTCAGTATGGTTTCCGGCTGTAGGTAATCTGGAGCATTTGTACCCGGAATGGGAGGTCCGCGATTTCAATAACGGATATCGTTACCTTGACCTGGCCTACCGGCCCGGAGGCGCCAAGGGAGGCATTGAAATTCAGGGGTATGGGCCTCATGCAAGGGATCTAGATGTAAGGCGGTTTAAGGATTTATGCCGGCGGCACTGCCTGCTTGCACTGGACGGTTGGTCTTTCCTGCCGATTGCTTACCCCTCCATTGTAGAGGAACCGCAGCAATGCCAGCAGCTGGTGCTCGCTTTCGTCGGCAAATTCACTGCAACCGATGTTCCTGCCTCCTTAACTTGGCTTGAAGCGGAAGCCTTGCGTTACGCCCGCCGTCTGCTGCGTCCCTTCACTCCGATGGAGCTGAGAGAACATTTGAAAGTAACCATTAAGCATGCCCGCAGAATCCTGCATCAGCTCGTAGATCGGCAGCTTCTGGATATTGTCAGCGGTACACAACGCAGCCGAACATATCAGCTGCGAGTATAA
- a CDS encoding winged helix-turn-helix transcriptional regulator, producing MMDTPKKYKLGLEAALDVIRGKWKGIILFHLSTGRKRTHELRTLIPEITQKVLTQQLRELEHDQIIHRILHIQNPPKVEYEVTAYGWKLADLLISLCNWGEQHLDNLHGDKSKLLEDYLLLSGGQEMQVPGNAE from the coding sequence ATGATGGATACGCCCAAAAAATATAAACTCGGACTCGAAGCGGCCCTGGATGTAATCCGCGGCAAATGGAAAGGCATCATCCTCTTCCATCTCTCTACGGGCAGAAAACGGACCCATGAGCTGCGTACACTGATTCCCGAGATTACCCAGAAAGTACTGACCCAGCAGCTGCGGGAGCTTGAACATGATCAGATTATCCACCGCATTCTTCACATCCAGAACCCCCCGAAGGTGGAGTACGAGGTCACGGCATATGGCTGGAAGCTGGCTGACCTGCTGATTAGTCTCTGCAACTGGGGTGAGCAGCATCTGGATAACCTCCATGGCGACAAAAGCAAGCTGCTGGAGGATTATCTGCTGCTTAGCGGCGGGCAGGAAATGCAGGTCCCGGGGAACGCGGAGTAA
- a CDS encoding NAD(P)H oxidoreductase yields MKVLLVVTHPREVSLTHAVKNRFVEALQQNNHEVDILDLDHDGFNPLYSVEDERDWTNPDKVYAPEIRKEMDRIVAADALVFVFPLWWYSVPSLLKGYLDKVWNMGLLKESMSKKVLWICLAGGDEEHLIKYGYKPMITHYLNVAIAGYAGVKESQVEFLYDTLSPSEEYIAGLLDQAYALGQSYN; encoded by the coding sequence ATGAAGGTTTTGCTCGTAGTCACACACCCCAGAGAAGTTTCCCTGACCCATGCCGTCAAAAATCGTTTCGTGGAAGCCCTCCAGCAGAACAACCACGAAGTGGATATTCTGGATCTGGATCATGACGGATTTAACCCCTTATACAGCGTTGAAGATGAGCGGGACTGGACCAACCCCGATAAAGTTTATGCCCCCGAAATACGCAAGGAAATGGATCGGATTGTGGCTGCGGACGCGCTGGTTTTTGTGTTTCCATTATGGTGGTACAGCGTGCCTTCCCTGTTAAAAGGGTATCTGGACAAGGTCTGGAACATGGGTCTGCTGAAAGAGTCGATGTCCAAAAAAGTGCTCTGGATCTGCCTCGCCGGCGGAGATGAGGAGCATCTGATCAAATACGGCTATAAGCCGATGATTACCCATTATCTCAATGTTGCCATTGCCGGCTATGCGGGAGTGAAGGAGTCCCAGGTGGAATTCCTCTACGATACGCTTTCCCCATCGGAAGAATACATAGCAGGTCTGCTGGACCAGGCTTATGCATTAGGGCAGTCTTATAACTAA
- a CDS encoding DUF1963 domain-containing protein, whose product MPLHENNRNKLERLIEEHDFSFAAQYVLEHTRQGICWTKKGPSDYSTPCSSRIGGDPDLLPATVWPITSDGIPMTFLAQLNLKQLSEMDESAGLQGGGMLYFFVGVDEPAYNIEHHVLFLPESKLPEAHRCIPPEVTALEEKFSGYEIEPLATLEAPNYGYVDYEAVEDDQHDFEDYEELREAMRGGADEAIAVMFGYPATQHGDCEVEAALMLLTGQNYNYRPAEALQQITAHLGGDEERAKQEVQDTLLLLEIDSDDDVGFCWWDAGTLQFFVRKEDLLAGRWDRTYCSLYSS is encoded by the coding sequence ATGCCACTGCACGAAAACAATCGTAACAAGCTGGAGCGTCTGATCGAGGAGCATGATTTCAGCTTTGCCGCACAGTATGTACTGGAACATACACGACAGGGTATTTGCTGGACCAAAAAGGGCCCATCCGATTACAGCACTCCTTGCAGCTCGAGAATTGGGGGAGATCCGGACCTTCTGCCAGCTACGGTATGGCCAATCACTTCCGATGGCATTCCTATGACATTTTTGGCCCAGCTTAATCTGAAGCAGCTGTCTGAGATGGATGAGTCTGCAGGATTGCAGGGTGGCGGGATGCTTTACTTTTTCGTGGGAGTGGATGAACCGGCTTATAATATTGAGCACCATGTATTGTTCCTGCCTGAGTCCAAGTTGCCGGAAGCCCATCGCTGTATCCCGCCTGAAGTTACGGCCTTGGAGGAGAAGTTCAGTGGATATGAGATTGAACCCCTGGCTACCCTGGAGGCACCCAATTACGGTTATGTCGATTATGAAGCTGTGGAGGACGATCAGCATGACTTCGAAGATTATGAGGAGCTGAGGGAAGCCATGCGCGGAGGAGCAGATGAAGCAATCGCCGTTATGTTCGGGTATCCGGCAACCCAGCATGGGGATTGTGAAGTTGAAGCTGCTCTGATGCTGCTGACGGGCCAGAATTATAACTACCGTCCGGCAGAAGCGCTGCAGCAGATTACTGCCCATCTGGGTGGTGATGAGGAGCGGGCCAAGCAAGAGGTTCAGGATACATTGCTGCTGCTGGAGATTGATTCTGACGATGATGTGGGCTTTTGCTGGTGGGATGCAGGTACGCTGCAGTTTTTTGTGCGCAAGGAGGATCTGCTCGCTGGACGCTGGGACCGGACTTATTGCTCGCTCTATTCCAGTTGA
- a CDS encoding AraC family transcriptional regulator gives MDWFQRMNRALDYIESRLDSVIDNREAAQLALCSVYYFQKMFSILMDIPLAEYIRRRRLTLAAFDIQHSQTKIIDIALKYGYDSPEAFARAFHVLHGVTPTSARGEGVSLKAYPRLSFQISIRGAVAMDYRIINKSLFSVYGIDRKFTVEQEEQFAAIPQFWLECMRDGRLEALSRSAHADPEKEHVRSPVHGISWNSKSDPDNTCRYMLFNFVNQECQSDGYTLLDVPAATWAVFQTKEHTQEETSSVIQELNKRLYSEWLPTASYRKIDGYELELYYGEGAHCHCELWIRVEPIS, from the coding sequence ATGGACTGGTTTCAACGGATGAACCGTGCGCTAGACTATATAGAGAGCCGACTGGACAGTGTGATCGACAACAGGGAAGCAGCACAGTTAGCCTTATGCTCGGTATATTATTTTCAGAAAATGTTCTCGATTCTGATGGATATCCCGCTGGCGGAATATATCCGGCGGCGCAGACTGACGCTGGCGGCTTTCGATATTCAACACAGCCAAACTAAGATTATCGATATCGCCTTGAAATATGGCTATGATTCGCCTGAAGCGTTCGCGCGGGCTTTTCATGTGCTCCATGGTGTTACTCCAACCTCAGCGCGCGGGGAAGGGGTCAGTCTGAAGGCTTATCCTCGTCTCTCCTTTCAAATTTCGATTAGGGGAGCAGTGGCTATGGATTATCGTATCATTAACAAAAGCTTGTTCAGCGTGTATGGAATTGACCGTAAGTTTACGGTGGAGCAAGAAGAACAGTTCGCGGCGATCCCGCAGTTCTGGCTGGAGTGTATGCGGGATGGACGACTGGAGGCGCTGTCGCGTTCCGCACATGCGGACCCGGAGAAAGAGCATGTCCGCAGTCCGGTCCACGGTATCTCATGGAACTCCAAGAGTGACCCGGACAACACTTGCCGGTATATGCTGTTCAACTTCGTTAACCAGGAGTGTCAGTCTGACGGGTATACCTTGCTGGATGTTCCTGCAGCTACTTGGGCAGTGTTTCAGACTAAGGAGCACACCCAGGAAGAGACCAGCTCGGTCATTCAGGAGTTGAACAAACGTCTCTACAGCGAATGGCTGCCTACCGCGTCCTACCGCAAAATCGATGGCTATGAGCTGGAGTTGTATTACGGAGAAGGTGCGCATTGTCACTGCGAGCTGTGGATAAGAGTTGAACCTATAAGCTAG
- a CDS encoding AraC family transcriptional regulator → MNGTQPLSEIDLATGLNIELIYINKSDTDSNNWIGLKHTHHFAELFYVTSGTGEFLVKDEKLPLQKNDVIIVNPNIEHTEISDFHDPLEYFVIGINGISFVSEDELLAYVTIKDPDRSILLYLYKAFEEYSAKQEAYTELCKYLIRIILILIVRKKHIAINLAMSEKVQKEAALVKNFIDVHFKSNITLESLAEEAHINKYYLSHIFKKTYGVSPVKYLTHVRVETAKFLLESTNYSILEISEIIGFKSQSYFSQTFKRECNRSPLDYRKENRLHTRNPLIEGDSRG, encoded by the coding sequence ATGAACGGCACCCAACCCTTATCTGAGATTGACCTGGCAACGGGTTTGAACATCGAACTGATCTATATCAACAAATCGGACACAGACAGCAACAACTGGATTGGGCTGAAGCATACACATCATTTCGCCGAGCTGTTCTATGTAACCAGCGGAACCGGTGAGTTCCTGGTCAAGGATGAGAAGCTGCCGCTTCAGAAGAATGATGTCATTATTGTGAATCCGAACATTGAGCATACGGAGATATCCGACTTCCATGATCCACTGGAATATTTTGTTATTGGCATTAACGGGATTTCGTTTGTATCAGAGGATGAGCTCTTGGCCTATGTCACAATCAAAGACCCGGATCGCAGCATTCTGCTGTATTTGTACAAAGCATTCGAGGAGTATTCAGCCAAGCAAGAGGCATATACGGAGTTATGCAAATATCTGATCCGCATCATTCTGATCCTGATCGTGCGCAAGAAGCATATTGCCATTAATCTGGCGATGTCAGAGAAGGTTCAGAAGGAAGCGGCATTGGTCAAAAATTTCATCGATGTGCATTTCAAAAGCAATATTACGCTGGAATCACTCGCCGAAGAAGCACATATCAACAAATATTACCTCTCTCATATTTTCAAAAAAACCTATGGCGTGTCGCCGGTCAAATATCTGACTCACGTCCGGGTGGAAACAGCGAAATTTCTGCTCGAATCCACCAATTACTCGATTCTGGAAATCTCCGAGATCATCGGCTTCAAATCACAGTCGTATTTCTCGCAGACCTTCAAACGGGAATGCAATCGCTCCCCGCTCGACTACCGCAAGGAGAACCGCCTGCATACCCGTAATCCGCTGATTGAAGGGGATAGCAGGGGATAA
- a CDS encoding carbohydrate ABC transporter substrate-binding protein has translation MLNKRIGAAVLTAMMLTVSACGSNGASSTTEDGKPVLKMAALEGGYGKEIYSEVIAEFEKQQDVKVELTISKSIEDEITPNMKAGKYPDVVVLGQGRSSGLTETLIKDKGLEDLTGVLAAKVPGEEVTVQDKLVDGLIGTLGTNPYGNESTYLMPMFYSPTGLVYNKGLFEQKGWEVPTTWDEMFALGETAKQEGIALFTYPTAGYLDSFFFALLADVGGQEFYDKVMNYEQDIWQSAEATQVLEITTKLLSYSSDTTVAYANEQDFTKNQQSILDNTTLFMPNGTWIAGEMGDAPKAEGFAWGLMPIPTLNEGDDRYIVTSMESVWVPSESKNKELAKEFVAFLYSDKAAAIFAKSNAVQPIKGIAEQLTGENQSFYSVYDAPQVKALVGGFVSTKPVEGVNIKAVLFDTANSIISKQKTAEDWQKDLNQASEKMRAAKE, from the coding sequence ATGTTGAATAAAAGGATTGGCGCAGCTGTTTTAACCGCTATGATGCTTACAGTATCCGCTTGTGGCTCTAATGGAGCATCCTCAACCACTGAAGACGGAAAACCTGTTTTGAAAATGGCTGCTCTTGAAGGCGGTTACGGCAAGGAGATATACAGCGAAGTAATTGCCGAATTCGAGAAGCAGCAGGATGTAAAGGTCGAACTGACCATCAGCAAAAGCATTGAAGATGAAATTACCCCCAATATGAAGGCAGGGAAATATCCGGATGTTGTGGTGCTTGGACAGGGCCGCAGCTCAGGACTTACCGAAACACTGATTAAGGATAAAGGGCTTGAGGATCTTACCGGAGTGCTGGCGGCGAAGGTGCCGGGCGAAGAGGTGACGGTTCAGGACAAGCTGGTGGATGGATTGATCGGCACATTGGGTACCAACCCGTATGGCAATGAGAGCACCTATCTGATGCCGATGTTCTATTCCCCGACAGGACTTGTCTACAACAAGGGACTGTTTGAGCAAAAGGGCTGGGAGGTGCCGACTACCTGGGATGAGATGTTTGCGCTCGGAGAGACGGCCAAGCAGGAAGGAATCGCCCTGTTCACCTATCCTACAGCGGGTTACCTGGACTCCTTCTTCTTCGCTCTTCTGGCTGATGTCGGCGGTCAGGAGTTCTACGATAAAGTGATGAATTATGAGCAGGACATCTGGCAGAGCGCAGAAGCCACACAGGTACTGGAGATTACGACGAAGCTGCTGAGCTATTCCTCGGATACCACAGTTGCTTATGCCAATGAACAGGATTTCACCAAGAATCAGCAGAGCATTCTGGACAATACAACGCTGTTTATGCCTAATGGCACCTGGATCGCCGGAGAGATGGGCGATGCGCCTAAGGCAGAAGGTTTCGCCTGGGGCCTGATGCCGATTCCGACGCTGAACGAAGGCGACGACAGATACATTGTTACTTCCATGGAATCGGTATGGGTGCCTTCAGAGAGCAAGAATAAAGAGCTCGCCAAGGAGTTTGTCGCGTTCCTCTATTCCGACAAGGCCGCAGCTATCTTCGCCAAGTCGAACGCGGTTCAGCCGATTAAGGGAATCGCCGAGCAGTTGACCGGCGAGAATCAATCCTTCTACAGTGTCTATGACGCTCCGCAGGTGAAAGCGCTTGTTGGCGGATTCGTCAGCACCAAACCAGTAGAGGGCGTGAATATTAAAGCGGTATTATTTGATACGGCAAACAGTATTATCTCCAAGCAAAAAACGGCTGAAGATTGGCAGAAAGACCTGAACCAGGCCAGCGAGAAAATGAGAGCCGCCAAAGAGTAA
- a CDS encoding carbohydrate ABC transporter permease, translated as MNQKKGRSKFIFLCVAPAFILFAIFMIIPTINVFRMSVYKWSGFSASKEFVGFDNFRILFEDMVFIKSFQNTVLLLVVVTIITMSLALLFAAIMSREQVKGKDLYRVVFYIPNILSVVIIAAIFSAIYDAKDGLLNGFLGMLRLDFLQNMWLGDQRIVIYSVAAAMIWQSVGYYMVMYMASMSSIPESFYEASALEGTGKVRQFFSITLPLIWQNLRNTLTFFIISSINLSFTLIKAMTGGGPDGSTEVFLNYMYKQAYTNSSYGYGMAIGSIVFLFSFGLSLAVSRITKRETLQY; from the coding sequence GTGAATCAGAAGAAGGGCAGAAGCAAATTTATATTCTTATGTGTCGCTCCGGCATTTATCCTGTTTGCTATCTTTATGATTATCCCGACAATCAATGTATTTCGGATGTCTGTGTATAAATGGAGCGGCTTCTCTGCAAGCAAGGAATTCGTAGGCTTCGACAATTTCAGAATCCTCTTCGAGGATATGGTGTTTATCAAGTCATTCCAGAATACCGTGCTGCTGCTTGTGGTGGTTACGATCATTACCATGTCGCTGGCGCTGCTGTTCGCCGCGATCATGTCCCGTGAGCAGGTGAAGGGCAAGGATCTGTACCGGGTGGTCTTCTATATCCCTAACATCTTGTCCGTCGTTATTATCGCGGCGATCTTCTCGGCCATTTATGATGCCAAGGACGGGCTGCTGAACGGATTCCTGGGTATGCTGCGGCTGGATTTCCTGCAGAATATGTGGCTGGGCGACCAGCGGATCGTAATCTATAGTGTAGCCGCCGCTATGATCTGGCAATCGGTCGGCTATTATATGGTGATGTATATGGCCAGCATGTCCAGCATCCCCGAGAGCTTCTATGAAGCCTCGGCGCTGGAAGGAACCGGCAAGGTGCGGCAGTTCTTCTCCATTACCCTGCCGCTGATCTGGCAGAACCTGCGGAATACGCTGACTTTCTTCATTATCAGCTCGATTAACTTAAGCTTCACGCTCATCAAAGCGATGACCGGCGGCGGACCTGACGGCTCCACCGAAGTGTTCTTGAACTATATGTACAAACAGGCCTATACGAACTCCTCCTATGGCTACGGGATGGCGATCGGTTCTATTGTATTCCTGTTCTCCTTCGGTCTGTCCCTGGCCGTCAGCAGAATTACGAAACGGGAGACACTGCAATATTAG